From a single Alloactinosynnema sp. L-07 genomic region:
- a CDS encoding ABC transporter substrate-binding protein codes for MKRVLAWVATAALALTACGGKSDPLAGPSSTAAPAAADTIAIGSANFPESTLLAEIYANALEAKGVKVTKKLNIGSRETYYAGLQDGSIDLIPEYTGVLLLHVNKEAKETAADDVYAALLKALPANLTVLDKSSAEDKDAVVVSKETAEKLGVKSIADLAAKGPVVFGGPPEFQKRADGLPGLKASYNLEVSEYKSLDVGGPLTVDALKSGAVQAADLFTTDPAIAANGFVVLADPKSNFAAQNVVPLINKTKASDNVKKVLNAISAKLTTEILLELNGKLAAPDKPDASKVAKDWLASAGI; via the coding sequence ATGAAGCGCGTACTCGCCTGGGTGGCGACCGCGGCGCTGGCCCTGACCGCGTGTGGGGGCAAGTCCGACCCGCTGGCAGGCCCGTCGAGCACCGCGGCCCCCGCCGCGGCCGACACCATCGCCATCGGCTCGGCGAACTTCCCGGAGAGCACCCTGCTCGCCGAGATCTACGCCAACGCGCTGGAGGCCAAGGGCGTCAAGGTCACCAAGAAGCTCAACATCGGCAGCCGCGAGACCTACTACGCGGGCCTGCAGGACGGCTCGATCGACCTGATCCCCGAGTACACCGGCGTCCTGCTGCTGCATGTCAACAAGGAAGCCAAGGAGACCGCGGCCGACGACGTGTACGCGGCGCTGTTGAAGGCGTTGCCCGCGAACCTCACCGTCCTCGACAAGTCGAGCGCCGAGGACAAGGACGCGGTCGTGGTCAGCAAGGAGACCGCCGAGAAACTGGGCGTCAAGTCCATCGCCGACCTCGCCGCCAAGGGCCCGGTCGTCTTCGGCGGCCCCCCGGAATTCCAGAAGCGCGCCGACGGCCTGCCCGGTCTGAAGGCCAGCTACAACCTTGAGGTCTCGGAGTACAAGTCCCTCGACGTCGGCGGCCCACTGACGGTCGACGCGCTGAAGTCGGGCGCGGTGCAGGCGGCGGACCTGTTCACCACCGACCCGGCGATCGCGGCGAACGGTTTCGTGGTGCTGGCGGACCCGAAATCGAACTTCGCGGCCCAGAACGTCGTCCCACTGATCAACAAGACCAAGGCGTCGGACAACGTGAAGAAGGTCCTCAACGCCATCTCGGCGAAGTTGACCACGGAGATCCTGCTCGAACTCAACGGAAAACTCGCGGCCCCGGACAAGCCGGACGCGTCCAAGGTCGCCAAGGACTGGCTGGCAAGCGCGGGTATCTAG
- a CDS encoding ABC transporter permease — protein sequence MIWVFDHLAELLSLSGYHLWLALLPLAVGLLIALPLGWVASRYHWARVILVPAAGLLYTIPSLALFVLMPLVLGTLILDPLNVQIALTLYTVALLVRVVADALAAVPATVAAAATAMGYRPVGRFFAVDLPLALPVLLAGVRVAAVSNISLVSVGSLIGVHGLGQALTEGFQRDNYAQIIAGIVLIVLLALAIDAILVLVGRVMTPWARIGGRR from the coding sequence GTGATCTGGGTCTTCGACCACCTCGCTGAGCTGCTGTCGCTCAGCGGCTATCACCTCTGGCTGGCGCTCCTGCCGCTGGCCGTCGGCCTGCTGATCGCGCTCCCGCTGGGCTGGGTCGCCAGCCGGTACCACTGGGCGCGGGTGATCCTGGTGCCCGCCGCCGGCCTGCTCTACACGATCCCGTCGCTGGCCCTGTTCGTGCTGATGCCGCTGGTCCTGGGCACCCTGATCCTCGACCCGCTCAACGTCCAGATCGCGCTGACCCTCTACACCGTCGCGCTGCTGGTCCGGGTCGTGGCCGACGCGCTCGCCGCCGTGCCCGCGACGGTCGCCGCGGCCGCCACCGCCATGGGCTATCGCCCGGTGGGCCGGTTCTTCGCCGTCGACCTGCCGCTGGCGCTGCCCGTGCTGCTCGCCGGGGTGCGCGTGGCCGCGGTGTCGAACATCAGCCTGGTGAGTGTCGGCTCGCTGATCGGGGTGCACGGCCTCGGCCAGGCGCTAACCGAGGGATTTCAGCGCGACAACTACGCCCAGATCATCGCCGGGATCGTGTTGATCGTGCTGCTGGCGCTGGCCATCGACGCGATCCTGGTGCTGGTCGGGCGGGTCATGACGCCATGGGCGCGGATCGGGGGTCGGCGCTGA
- the hutH gene encoding histidine ammonia-lyase yields MLELVQIDGGPLTRADVVKVARTAARVEVTANALAAVAKSRAHIEELANAEKPTYGISTGFGALATRHIPQDKRAELQRSLIRSHAAGAGPEVEREVVRALMLLRLRTLATGRTGVRQSTVETLLGLLNQRIHPVVHEFGSLGCSGDLAPLSSIALALMGEGMVRDRLGDLRPAAEVMAERKVSPVELAEKEGLALINGTDGMLGMLCLAADDLRHLLDIADLTAAMSVEALLGTDRVFAPDLHALRPHPGQSISAANMARFLAGSPIVESHRGPDCTRVQDAYSLRCSPQVHGAARDTVGYAETVADRELASAIDNPVVLPDGRVESNGNFHGAPVAYVLDFLAIPVADVASMAERRTDRMLDVARSHGLPPFLADDPGVDSGHMIAQYTQAAIVSELKRLAVPASVDSIPSSAMQEDHVSMGWSAARKLRKAVDGLTTVLAIELLTAARALDLRKPLQPAPATAAAVAALREHVEGPGPDRHLAPEIAAAEELIRSGDLMRAITRKVSR; encoded by the coding sequence ATGCTGGAACTCGTTCAGATCGACGGTGGTCCGCTCACCCGCGCGGACGTGGTGAAGGTCGCGCGGACCGCCGCGCGGGTCGAGGTCACCGCGAACGCGCTCGCCGCGGTCGCGAAGTCGCGGGCCCACATCGAGGAGTTGGCCAACGCCGAGAAACCGACCTACGGGATCTCCACCGGCTTCGGCGCCCTGGCCACCCGGCACATCCCGCAGGACAAGCGGGCCGAGTTGCAGCGGTCGCTGATCCGCTCGCACGCCGCGGGCGCGGGCCCCGAGGTCGAGCGGGAGGTCGTGCGGGCCCTGATGCTGCTGCGGCTGCGCACCCTGGCCACCGGCCGCACAGGGGTCCGCCAGTCCACTGTGGAGACCCTGCTCGGCCTGCTCAACCAGCGCATCCACCCCGTCGTGCACGAGTTCGGCTCGCTCGGCTGCTCCGGTGACCTCGCGCCGCTCTCGTCGATCGCGCTCGCGCTGATGGGCGAGGGCATGGTGCGCGACCGCCTCGGCGACCTGCGTCCCGCCGCCGAGGTGATGGCCGAGCGGAAGGTGAGCCCGGTCGAGCTGGCCGAGAAGGAAGGGCTGGCGCTGATCAACGGCACCGACGGCATGCTCGGCATGCTGTGCCTGGCCGCCGACGACCTGCGCCACCTGCTCGACATCGCCGATCTGACCGCCGCGATGAGCGTCGAGGCGCTGCTGGGCACCGACCGCGTGTTCGCCCCCGACCTGCACGCCCTGCGTCCGCACCCCGGCCAGAGCATCTCCGCGGCGAACATGGCCCGGTTCCTGGCCGGGTCGCCGATCGTGGAGAGCCACCGCGGCCCCGACTGCACCCGCGTGCAGGACGCCTACTCGCTGCGCTGCTCCCCGCAGGTCCACGGCGCCGCGCGGGACACCGTCGGCTACGCCGAGACCGTGGCCGACCGCGAGTTGGCCAGCGCGATCGACAACCCGGTGGTGCTGCCCGACGGCCGGGTCGAGTCGAACGGCAACTTCCACGGCGCGCCCGTGGCCTACGTGCTCGACTTCCTCGCCATCCCCGTCGCCGACGTGGCCAGCATGGCCGAGCGGCGGACCGACCGGATGCTCGACGTCGCCCGCTCGCACGGACTGCCGCCGTTCCTCGCCGACGATCCCGGCGTCGACTCCGGCCACATGATCGCCCAGTACACGCAGGCCGCGATCGTCTCCGAGCTCAAGCGGCTGGCCGTGCCCGCGTCGGTCGACTCGATCCCGAGCAGCGCGATGCAGGAGGACCACGTCTCGATGGGCTGGTCGGCCGCGCGCAAGCTGCGCAAGGCCGTCGACGGGCTCACGACCGTCCTGGCGATCGAGCTGCTGACCGCCGCGCGGGCCCTTGACCTGCGCAAACCGCTCCAGCCCGCGCCCGCGACCGCCGCGGCCGTCGCCGCGTTGCGTGAGCACGTCGAAGGCCCCGGCCCCGACCGCCACCTCGCCCCCGAGATCGCCGCCGCCGAAGAGCTGATCCGTTCCGGCGACCTGATGCGCGCCATCACCAGGAAGGTTTCCCGATGA
- a CDS encoding IclR family transcriptional regulator produces MGASSDVPALRRGLAVLRLLAGKAGPVTATAVARELGLPRSTTYHLLGELAEAGFVTHLPEERRYGLGVAAFELGSAYLRHDPLERLARPLLRRLIERTGHTAHLGVLHGGETLYLLREQPAHPHTVVTDVGVRLPAHLPASGRAILAYLPAAQVRALFPTRASFVRRTARGPEHLPALRGLLAVEKRRGWAVEDGYVTEGFASVAAAVFDHTGRPTAAISTTFRHVCPDECGETWADLANETSRAASELTARLGGR; encoded by the coding sequence ATGGGCGCCAGCAGCGATGTCCCGGCCCTCCGGCGCGGGCTGGCGGTGCTGCGGCTGCTCGCGGGCAAGGCCGGTCCGGTGACGGCGACGGCGGTGGCCCGGGAGCTGGGGCTGCCGCGGTCGACTACGTATCACCTGCTCGGCGAGCTGGCGGAGGCAGGCTTCGTCACGCATCTGCCCGAGGAGCGGCGGTATGGGCTGGGGGTGGCGGCGTTCGAGCTTGGGTCGGCGTACTTGCGGCACGACCCGCTGGAGCGGCTGGCGCGGCCGTTGTTGCGGCGGCTGATCGAGCGGACTGGGCACACGGCGCATCTGGGGGTCCTGCACGGCGGTGAGACGCTGTACTTGCTTCGGGAGCAGCCCGCGCATCCGCACACGGTGGTGACTGATGTGGGGGTTCGGCTGCCCGCACACCTGCCCGCGTCAGGTCGCGCGATCCTGGCGTACTTGCCTGCCGCGCAGGTCAGGGCCCTTTTTCCGACGCGAGCCAGTTTCGTACGGCGTACGGCGCGGGGGCCGGAGCACCTGCCCGCGCTGCGGGGGCTGCTGGCGGTCGAGAAGCGGCGGGGGTGGGCGGTGGAGGACGGGTACGTGACCGAGGGCTTCGCGTCGGTCGCCGCGGCCGTGTTCGACCACACCGGCCGCCCCACCGCCGCGATCAGCACAACCTTCCGCCACGTCTGCCCCGACGAGTGCGGCGAGACCTGGGCCGACCTCGCCAATGAGACGAGCCGCGCGGCCAGTGAACTGACCGCGCGGCTCGGGGGTCGCTGA
- the hutU gene encoding urocanate hydratase translates to MSTARPVRAARGTTLTARNWQTEGALRMFHNNLDPDVAERPDDLVVYGGTGKAARNWASFDAITRELTTLSEDETLLVQSGKPVGVMRTHEWAPRVLIANSNLVGDWATWPEFRKLEAQGLTMYGQMTAGSWIYIGTQGILQGTYETFAAVATKRFGGTLRGTLTLTAGLGGMGGAQPLAVTMNDGVALCVEVDPDRARRRVETRYLDELADSLDDAVARVEKAKREKRPLSVGVIGNAAEVFPELLRRGVEIDIVTDQTSAHDPLAYLPRGVDLADWQDYAAKKPDEFTDRARESMAEHVGAMVGFMDKGAEVFDYGNSIRGEAKLGGLERAFDFPGFVPAYIRPLFCEGKGPFRWAALSGDPADIAATDRAILELFPENESLARWMRMASERVAFQGLPARICWLGYGERHLAGLRFNEMVASGELSAPVVIGRDHLDCGSVASPYRETEAMADGSDAIADWPLLNALVNTASGASWVSIHHGGGVGIGRSIHAGQVCVADGTPLAGQKIERVLTNDPAMGVIRHVDAGYSRADEIAAERGVVVPMARS, encoded by the coding sequence ATGAGCACAGCTCGACCTGTCCGCGCCGCCCGTGGCACCACTCTCACCGCGCGCAACTGGCAGACCGAGGGCGCGCTGCGGATGTTCCACAACAACCTCGACCCCGACGTCGCCGAGCGTCCCGACGACCTCGTCGTCTACGGCGGCACCGGCAAAGCCGCGCGGAACTGGGCCAGCTTCGACGCCATCACCCGCGAGCTGACCACACTGTCGGAGGACGAGACGCTGCTGGTCCAGTCCGGCAAGCCGGTCGGCGTCATGCGCACCCACGAGTGGGCCCCGCGCGTGCTCATCGCCAACTCGAACCTCGTCGGCGACTGGGCGACCTGGCCGGAGTTCCGCAAGCTCGAAGCCCAGGGCCTGACCATGTACGGCCAGATGACCGCGGGCTCGTGGATCTACATCGGCACCCAGGGCATCCTCCAGGGCACCTACGAGACCTTCGCCGCGGTCGCCACCAAGCGCTTCGGCGGCACCCTGCGCGGCACGCTGACCCTGACCGCGGGCCTCGGCGGCATGGGCGGCGCGCAGCCACTCGCGGTGACCATGAACGACGGCGTCGCGCTGTGCGTCGAGGTCGACCCCGACCGCGCCCGCCGCCGCGTCGAGACCCGCTACCTCGACGAACTCGCCGACTCACTCGACGACGCCGTGGCCAGGGTGGAGAAGGCCAAACGGGAGAAGCGCCCGCTGTCGGTCGGCGTGATCGGCAACGCCGCCGAGGTGTTCCCGGAGCTGCTGCGCCGCGGCGTCGAGATCGACATCGTCACCGACCAGACCTCCGCGCACGACCCGCTGGCCTACCTGCCGCGCGGGGTCGACCTGGCCGACTGGCAGGACTACGCGGCCAAGAAGCCCGACGAGTTCACCGACCGCGCGCGCGAGTCGATGGCTGAGCACGTCGGCGCGATGGTCGGGTTCATGGACAAGGGCGCCGAGGTCTTCGACTACGGCAACTCCATCCGCGGCGAGGCCAAGCTGGGCGGCCTGGAGCGGGCGTTCGACTTCCCCGGCTTCGTCCCCGCCTACATCCGCCCGTTGTTCTGCGAGGGCAAGGGCCCGTTCCGCTGGGCCGCGCTGTCGGGCGACCCGGCCGACATCGCCGCCACCGACCGCGCGATCTTGGAGCTGTTCCCGGAGAACGAGTCGCTGGCCCGCTGGATGCGCATGGCCAGTGAGCGCGTCGCCTTCCAGGGGCTTCCGGCGCGCATCTGCTGGCTCGGCTACGGCGAACGGCACCTCGCGGGCCTGCGGTTCAACGAGATGGTCGCCTCCGGTGAGCTGTCCGCGCCAGTCGTGATCGGCCGCGACCACCTCGACTGCGGCTCGGTCGCCTCCCCGTACCGCGAGACCGAGGCGATGGCCGATGGCTCCGACGCGATCGCCGACTGGCCGCTGCTCAACGCCCTGGTCAACACCGCTTCCGGGGCGAGCTGGGTGTCGATCCACCACGGCGGCGGCGTCGGCATCGGCCGCTCGATCCACGCGGGCCAGGTCTGCGTCGCCGACGGCACGCCGCTGGCCGGTCAGAAGATCGAGCGCGTCCTCACCAACGACCCGGCCATGGGCGTCATCCGGCACGTGGACGCCGGGTACTCCCGCGCCGACGAGATCGCCGCCGAACGCGGTGTCGTCGTTCCGATGGCGCGTTCGTGA
- a CDS encoding allantoate amidohydrolase, whose translation MSLLDAIADVGVDQRRGGYSRHGFDPVELELRSWFVAEAQARGLAVETDRNGTLWAWWGAPGDRAIVTGSHLDSVPGGGAFDGPLGVTSALEAVDLLRARGFTPGKPLAIAVFPEEEGGRFGVACLGSRLMTGALDPDKARRLTDPDGVTLADAVRSAGLDPAGLGRDPVGLGRIGTFVELHVEQGRGLVDLAAPVGVASSILAHGRWRFTFTGEGNHAGATMMGDRRDPMLPAAMTIAATRKAAVAGARATVGRIVPNPGGTNVIASSVTLWLDARADDTPRTRAVVADITAAAQAAALAEGCELTVTEESYGDTVHFDPVLRDDLAACLGGVPALPTGAGHDAGILAAHVPTAMLFVRNPTGVSHAPQEFAEPADCAAGSAALADVLEHLAQ comes from the coding sequence GTGAGCCTGCTCGACGCCATCGCCGACGTCGGCGTCGACCAGCGGCGCGGCGGCTACTCGCGGCACGGGTTCGACCCGGTGGAACTGGAGCTGCGCTCCTGGTTCGTCGCCGAGGCGCAGGCACGGGGATTGGCCGTCGAGACCGACCGCAACGGCACGCTGTGGGCGTGGTGGGGAGCGCCCGGCGACCGTGCGATCGTCACCGGTAGCCACCTGGACTCGGTGCCGGGCGGGGGCGCGTTCGACGGCCCGCTCGGCGTCACGTCGGCGCTGGAGGCGGTGGACCTGCTGCGCGCCCGCGGCTTCACGCCGGGCAAGCCGCTGGCCATCGCCGTGTTCCCGGAGGAGGAGGGCGGCCGCTTCGGCGTCGCGTGCCTCGGCTCCCGGCTCATGACCGGCGCGCTCGACCCGGACAAGGCCCGCCGCCTGACCGACCCCGACGGCGTCACCCTCGCCGACGCGGTGCGGTCGGCCGGGCTGGACCCGGCTGGGCTCGGCCGGGACCCGGTCGGACTCGGCCGGATCGGCACGTTCGTGGAACTGCACGTGGAGCAAGGCCGGGGGCTGGTCGACCTGGCCGCCCCGGTCGGCGTGGCGAGCTCGATCCTGGCGCACGGCCGCTGGCGGTTCACGTTCACCGGCGAGGGCAACCACGCGGGCGCGACCATGATGGGCGACCGCCGCGACCCGATGCTCCCCGCCGCGATGACCATCGCCGCGACCCGCAAGGCCGCGGTCGCGGGCGCCAGGGCCACGGTGGGCCGGATCGTCCCCAACCCGGGCGGCACCAACGTGATCGCCTCCTCGGTCACGCTCTGGCTCGACGCCCGTGCCGACGACACCCCACGCACTCGGGCCGTGGTCGCCGACATCACCGCCGCGGCCCAGGCCGCAGCGCTCGCCGAGGGCTGCGAGCTCACGGTCACCGAAGAGTCCTATGGGGACACTGTCCACTTCGACCCGGTCCTGCGCGACGACCTCGCCGCCTGCCTGGGCGGTGTCCCCGCGCTGCCGACCGGGGCGGGCCACGACGCGGGGATCCTCGCCGCGCACGTCCCGACCGCGATGCTGTTCGTGCGCAACCCGACCGGCGTCAGCCACGCACCGCAGGAATTCGCCGAACCAGCCGATTGCGCGGCCGGGTCGGCGGCGCTGGCCGATGTGCTGGAACATCTAGCCCAATGA
- a CDS encoding ABC transporter ATP-binding protein: MIEFQAVTKQYDDGTVAVDSLSLTIDAGRITVFVGPSGCGKTTSLRMINRMIDATSGAILLDGKDIRGRHPAELRRGIGYVIQHAGLFPHRTVLDNVATVPVLTGVSKSLARKRAAELLERVGLPVELGKRYPAQLSGGQQQRVGVARALAADPPVLLMDEPFSAVDPIVREELQDELLRLQSDLGKTIVFVTHDIDEAIKLGDKVAVLRVGGRLAQYATPAELLAKPVDDFVASFVGRDRGYRALGFLSAQGVPVGPVATVPLGADVEQARSSLDNGWAVVVDEMGKPLGWVSDQSLSIVDGTVGRSDLVSGGSLFDVGSGSLRTALDAALSSPAALGIAVDADGAVVGGVVADTVLKELADARRSGEVPT, translated from the coding sequence GTGATCGAGTTCCAGGCCGTGACCAAGCAGTACGACGACGGAACGGTCGCGGTCGACAGTCTCTCCCTGACCATCGACGCCGGGCGGATCACCGTCTTCGTGGGACCGTCGGGCTGCGGCAAGACGACGTCGCTGCGCATGATCAACCGGATGATCGACGCCACGTCCGGTGCGATCCTGCTCGACGGCAAGGACATCCGCGGCAGGCACCCGGCCGAGCTGCGCCGCGGCATCGGCTATGTCATCCAGCACGCGGGCCTGTTCCCGCACCGGACGGTCCTCGACAACGTCGCCACGGTCCCGGTGTTGACCGGCGTGTCGAAGTCGTTGGCGCGCAAGCGGGCCGCTGAGCTGCTGGAACGCGTGGGTCTGCCCGTCGAGCTCGGCAAGCGCTACCCGGCGCAACTGTCCGGTGGCCAGCAGCAGCGCGTCGGCGTGGCCAGGGCGCTGGCCGCCGACCCGCCCGTCCTGCTGATGGACGAGCCGTTCAGCGCCGTCGACCCGATCGTGCGCGAAGAGCTTCAGGACGAGCTGCTGCGGCTCCAGTCCGACCTCGGCAAGACGATCGTGTTCGTCACCCACGACATCGACGAGGCCATCAAGCTCGGCGACAAGGTCGCCGTGCTGCGGGTCGGCGGCAGGCTCGCCCAGTACGCCACACCCGCGGAGCTGCTGGCCAAGCCGGTGGACGACTTCGTCGCGTCGTTCGTCGGCCGCGACCGCGGCTACCGCGCGCTTGGTTTCCTTTCCGCGCAAGGGGTTCCGGTCGGACCGGTCGCCACGGTCCCACTCGGCGCCGACGTCGAGCAGGCGCGTTCGAGCCTGGACAACGGCTGGGCCGTGGTCGTGGACGAGATGGGCAAGCCGCTCGGCTGGGTGTCCGACCAGTCTCTGTCCATTGTGGATGGAACGGTCGGCCGATCCGACCTGGTGTCGGGTGGTTCGCTGTTCGACGTCGGGTCCGGATCACTGCGCACGGCCTTGGACGCCGCGCTCAGTTCGCCCGCCGCGCTGGGCATCGCCGTCGACGCCGACGGCGCCGTGGTGGGCGGGGTGGTGGCCGACACCGTCCTCAAGGAACTCGCCGACGCCCGCCGCTCGGGCGAGGTGCCGACGTGA
- a CDS encoding ABC transporter permease, producing the protein MWDWLTNPDNWTNTLGTPGIPQRLAEHLRYTVVAVVIAALIAVPLGAFIGHTGRGGTFVVGLVNAFRALPELGLLILLTLSMGVLLAFDAMTITLVLIAVPPLLAGTYAGIRNVDPSAVDAARGMGMRGRQILVKVELPNALPLILGALRTATLQVIATASIAAFVSLGGLGRFVIDGLALREFDRMAGGAVLIAALAIVAELVLAGLQWLVVSPGLRAPRTRKRKATT; encoded by the coding sequence ATGTGGGACTGGCTGACGAACCCGGACAACTGGACCAACACCCTCGGCACGCCCGGCATCCCGCAGCGGCTGGCCGAGCACCTGCGGTACACCGTCGTCGCGGTCGTCATCGCGGCGCTCATCGCGGTGCCGCTCGGCGCGTTCATCGGCCACACCGGCCGCGGCGGGACGTTCGTCGTCGGCCTGGTGAACGCCTTCCGCGCGCTGCCCGAACTGGGTCTGCTGATCCTGCTGACCCTGTCCATGGGGGTGCTGCTCGCCTTCGACGCGATGACGATCACCCTGGTGCTCATCGCGGTCCCGCCGCTGCTGGCCGGAACCTACGCGGGCATCCGCAACGTCGATCCGTCCGCTGTGGACGCCGCGCGCGGAATGGGCATGCGGGGACGGCAGATCCTGGTCAAAGTCGAGCTCCCCAACGCCCTGCCCCTGATCCTCGGCGCCCTGCGCACGGCGACACTGCAGGTGATCGCCACGGCCAGCATCGCGGCGTTCGTGAGCCTGGGCGGCCTCGGCCGGTTCGTCATCGATGGGTTGGCCCTGCGCGAATTCGACCGGATGGCGGGCGGCGCGGTGCTCATCGCGGCGCTGGCCATCGTCGCGGAACTTGTCCTGGCGGGCTTGCAGTGGCTCGTCGTCTCGCCGGGACTGCGGGCTCCCCGCACCAGAAAACGGAAGGCAACGACGTGA